Genomic segment of Anaerosporomusa subterranea:
CCAGTCGCTTGTGTGACAAAGGAAAGTTTCATTGTTCACTATGCGGATGAGCTCAACTCTGTTCTTAGCCAATTTGCAGATAACGAAGGTAAGACAGACTGGCGTTATGCCAAGATGCTGAATCGCTATATCCGCGTCAGTCAAGAGGGTTGATCAACTGAAAAATGGGTACAATCTAAGTCGAATGGTACTTGCCATTTTTTTAGAACACAAGGCAGGATTTTGCAAGCCAGAATCGAATTTAAAATGATTAGAGCATGATAAAGCCGAATCCAGCTCAGGTACGGGGGAACCGCAAACCAGGGGTGAAATTCCGGAAACGGAATAGGGGTCCTCTAACCCTAACCCGTCAGCTAACCTCGGAGGCTTCGAGAGGGGCAGACATTTGAAAAAGGTAGTCTTTTTGTTGTGCGTTTTGTTCAGTTTGACGTTTCTAAACGTCGCGTCGGCCTCGAATTTTTATGAGGAAGGCGACCAAGGGCAGGAAATTGTTTTGATTCAGAAGCGGTTGTTGTCACTGGGGTATGAGATTGGTAGCGCTGATGGTGACTTCGGCCCTGCCACCGAGACTGCAGTGAAGGCTTACCAAAAGGACAAAGGTCTGACGCCAGACGGCGTGGTTGGCCCGACAACTTATCAAATGCTGCTTGGACGCGATATACCGGCAGTAAGCCGCGATTCGTCCACTGTAGCAGTCAGACGAGTCATTCAATTTTCCATGCGGTATTTGGGTGTTCCGTATGTATTTGGCGGCACAACTGCAGATGGTTTTGACTGCTCCGGCTTTACCCGCCATGTGTATCGCACAGTTGGCGTGGCTCTGCCGAGAACGGCTGATGACCAGTTTGAAGTTGGCCGCGCAGTCTCGCTAAGCAGGCTGCAGCCGGGGGATATGGTGTTTTTTACGACATATGCTTCTGGAGCGTCGCATAGCGGTATCTACATTGGCGACGGCAATTTTATCAGCGCGACTTCCAGTCGCGGCGTCGCCATTGATCGGTTAAACAGTTCGTACTGGGGCCCGCGTTATGTTGGTGCAAGGCGCGTACTGTAAGAAGACTGGTAAAGGCCATACGGCACACGAAGGGAAGGCGGGCAAACGCCTTCCTGGTTTTCTTTTCCTTTTCTATTTTGATTCAGCAGAATCGCGAGGGCTCTTATGTATACATTCTATTGGCAAAAGTTCATCCTGCCCTTTTGGCCAAAAGTAGTTATTGCTTTGGCTAGTTTCCTTATGGCCAGTGTGGCAGGACTGGCAGCGCCAATTATTATTAAACTGCTGATTGACAATGTCCTGGCTGATGGAGACTTGTACCAACTGCACTTTATCACAGCTGGCATTGTCGTATTATATTTGCTGCGCGGCATTTTTTCTTATGTGTATGGGTATTTGATGGCCAAGGTCGGTAATCGACTGATTGAGCGCATGCGTCAAGAAATGTTCGTTAAACTTCAGTCCAAGGATTATGCCTATTTTGTCAACAACCAGACAGGCGAAGTGATTTCGTTGTTCTCCAATGACCTGACATTGATTCAACAGGCCGTGTCTGTGAGTATACCTGAATTTTTTATCGAAACCTTGAACGTACTTGCCATTCTTTCAATTATGATCTACTTTGACTGGCAATTATCACTGGTGACCTTTGCAACCTTGCCTTTCATCTTTCTTGTTGTCGGCTATTTCAATAAGAAAACAGCCAAAATTGGTATGCTGATGGAAGACTCTTTGGCTAAAGTAGCCAGTTTTTTGCATCAAACGTTGCTGTCTGCCACCATTGTTAAAAGTTATAGTCGTGAAGAGTACGAATACCGTAAATTCAGTCAGAGAATTCACCAAGCAGCTGAGGAATTTTTAAAGATGCAACGCCTAAACGCCGTCCTGGTGCCGCTCGTCGAGTTCTTAGCTGCGATTGGCCTGACAGTGATTATTTGGTTTGGCGGCAGGGAAGTTATTGATGGAGAGTTAACCATTGGCGGCATGTTCGCCTTTTTAGTATATATTATTAATGTACCCGCCCCCATGCGAAAGATCGCGCAAGCCGCAACAAGTTTACGCATGGGAACAGTTGCCTGGGAACGCATTCAACAATTCGAATCCCAACCGCGAACTATTTTTGACGGTGGGATGGAGGCGCCAAAAGGTCATGGGTTGGTTGAATTCCGCGATGTGTCGTTCTGCTATAGTCAGAATACCGGCATTTTGCACCATATTAATCTCTGCGCCAGGCCAGGCGAAATTATTGCTATTGTTGGTCCCAGTGGCGCAGGGAAGTCTTCTGTTGCCAATCTATTATTGCGGTTATACGATCCTACTAGTGGCGGTATTTATGTCGATGGGGTGGATATCCGGGAACTGAACCTAGCGTCCCACCGCAAACGAATCGGCTTTATCCAACAAGAGCCCATTTTATTTCACGGCACAGTACGAGAAAATATTCGTTATGGCTTTCCGGGAGCCTCAGATGCGAAGGTGGAGTGGGCGGCCCGCATGGCTGATGCACACGACTTTATCCTTGCTTTGCCGAATGGCTATGAAACGCCAGTCGGCGAGTTAGGTGGTTTATTGTCCGGCGGGCAGAGACAGAGAATTGCGATAGCCAGAGCACTGATACTGGAACCAGCCATCTTATTGTTGGACGAGCCCACAGCCGCCCTAGATTCTCAGTCCGAACGGCAGGTAATGGAGTCGATTCGGCGAGCCAGTGGCGGCAGAACAACCTTCATTATCACCCATCGATTGTCGACCTTAATGGCTTCTGACCGAGTCGTATATTTGGCCAATGGCTGTATTGTCGAAACCGGCACTCATGGCGAATTGTTGCAGCGTGGTGGCTTATACGCTAAGGCTGTAGCATTAGAAGCGCTTGGCGCTTAGAAACACTAGAAGTCTGTTGCAGAAGCAACAGACTTCCTTAAAAAACAAGAGACTAGTTGAAAAAGCTCCAGCTGCTAGGAACAGCGAGGCTTGCGCTACGTTGTTACCTATGCGACGTAACAGCAATTGTTGCCACCTAGCTTGTTAGCATCACCGCGTACATAAAGGTACGCAAGCAAGCAAACGTAGTCGTGATTGCGCAACTCTTGGCGCTTTAGCGCCTTAGCGTTGGCGGCATACCCCTTGCGGGTGCAACGCAGATGGACTTTTGCAACGGTCTCCAAGAAGGGAGATCAAAAATGGTAAACGACAGAGCTTATGCTTGGCAAGTATTAAAGCAGCACGTAACCAGCGATGTCCTGCTGCGTCATTGTTTAGCGGTTGAAGTCGCCATGCGTGCCTATGGCGCAAAATTCGGCCAAGATCAGGAGTATTGGGGCGCGGTTGGCCTATTGCATGATGTAGACTTTGACAAATTTCCCAATGACCATCCGAATCATGCCCGTGATCTATTGAGCCAAGCCGGCTATAGCAGCCAATTCATTACCGATGTAGAGTCCCATGCCCGCAATTGGGAAACAGAAAGAACGCTGTTGCAGAAAACCTTATTGGCTCTTGACGAATTGACAGGATTTATCATTGCCTGCGCTTTGGTTCGCCCTGATCGCAGCCTCGCGAATCTCGAAGTTAAATCTGTGGTCAAAAAAATGAAAGATAAAGCCTTTGCCCGCGCTGTCAACCGTGACACATTAACTGAAGGCGCTGCGTCAATGGGCGTCGATATGAAAGACCACATCGAATTCGTCACCCGTGCCTTGGCAGAAGCGGTAAACAAGCCCGAATATCAAGAAGTACCGTTATTATAAAACGAAGAGCGACCGATCAACTGATCTGTCGCTCTTACTCCGTGCCCTTAGGCAATTTGTATTTTATTCCTCGTAACCCTCTGCGAACTCTGCGTACTCCGCGGTTAGCGTACCCCTTATCCTACAGCCGTTGAATAAATCGATCCCACAGCATATATATAATTACCAGCGTTGCGGCAAACAGAATGCCGATATCACCAAGATATTGTTCCAAAATTTCGTCACTCCCATTGTTATCCCTCTGTTGCGATTATACGTCATGCTTGACGGAGACGCAAGCAGAGGGAAACTTTTTTCATTGACAAACACGCGAAAGCGAGAGCCAACATATAATGAACCAATGGATTTGCCGGAGGTGATTGTTTGCTTTCTTTTTTTGCTGTATTGTCTGTATTTGCTGCTAAATGTATTCAAATGTTGGTTGCCTATGTCAGCAACAATGCGTTCCCTATGCCGCTTTCGGAAAAAGAAGAACAAATTTATTTGGATCGACTACAAAATGGCGACGAGCAGGCTAAGGCGGTGCTCGTAGAACGCAATCTTCGTCTGGTAGCGCACATCGTGAAAAAATTTGACAACTCCGGCGAGGAGATGGATGACCTCATCTCGATTGGGACAATAGGCTTAATTAAAGCAATCAACACCTTTGATCAAAACAAAAAAACGCGTTTGGCGACCTATGCCGCCCGCTGTATTGAAAATGAAATTTTGATGTATTTCCGTAGTACTCGCCGCATCCGGGCTGAAGTCAGTCTCTATGATCCGATAGGGGTCGATAAGGAAGGAAACGAGTTCCCTTCATCGGTTTATCTGTTTTAACCCGCCAGCCCAGTCACTGCGGCAGTTTCGGGTGCAAAACAAGAGCGAATTCTTCACCCTTCTGATCTGGCTCTTTTCGATAATCAGCATACTCTAACACGGATTTAAGCAATTCATTTTTTCGCGCCGGGTCAGTTAGTTTGGGGTAGATCGTTAATAGCTGCTTAACTTTCGGTATAATCTCCTTACGCGCTTTTTCCCGCTTGATTTCACCTGCCAAGGTAGATTCTATCTCCGTTATAGCTTGCCCTGCCTCAGCGAGTCTCTCAGAGAGTTTTCGGGAGCGTTCAAGGTATGTTTCCTCATCGTAAATGCGCTTTTCCAACAGTTCATGCAAACGCTCTTTTTGCTGCTCCAGGTCAATAACTTCCTTTCGCATATTGCGAAGGGCTTTTTCTTTTATACTGATGAGATTACCTTTTTCACTCGGCGGGCGTCTCATTTGTTCGCTATACTCTGCCAGCCAGTCGGACAGGACTTCGAGCAGCCTGGTTTCGACGAATTCAAAACGGGTGCTCTTATTGCGGCAGTGGGGGTTATAACACATTAAATGCGCCCGCTGCTTCGTGTATGGCCGGTAGATAATAGAGGCGCCACACATATCGCATTTTATCAACCCGGCTAGCGGATTGGTCATGCCGTTAATCAGTTGATAGGGTGGATGATACTTCATGCCGATCATATCTTGAACTTCACGGTATTCTTCTTCAGTAACATACGCTTCATGCGTGTTGTAGATCCAAATTTGCTCTTCACGCGGCCGAGTACGGGTGTCTCGTCTCTTATCTGGTGATGCGGATTTTTTCTGCTCGGTCTTGCGCCAGGCCGTTATGCCAGCGTAGACAGGGTTCTTGAGAATAAAGAGAATGGAAGAGGCGTTCCATAGCTTGCCGGTATACGATCGGTAGCCGAGCCGATTTAACTCATTGGCAATTTTATTGGTGCCTATTCCAGCCGTGCGATATAGCTTCCAGATCAACTCGGTGGGAGTCGTCTGTTCCGGGTTCTTAATTAGATAACGCTTGCGGTTATTCTGTTCGATCTGATAGCCATAGGGAGGGAGAGTGCCCAGATAGTTCCCGTCCTCAACAGAGCGCAACCGACCGCCCTGCAAACGGCGGGTGATGATCTTCAATTCTTTGCGTGCCATGAACGCTTCAAATTCCGTGTATTCTTCATCGAATTCATCATTGAGATCATAGACTTTACGAGGGGTCACAATCAAGGTCTTAGCTTGCTTGAACGTCCGGAGTATAAGTCCCTGATCCTCCATGTCACCACGGCCTAGGCGGTCAATCTCCATGCAGAACACAGACTTCCATTTGCCTTCGCCGACTTCTTTAAGTAGCTGCAGCATTTCCGGCCGGTGGATTATGCTTTCCCCAGATACAACCTCTTCGAACACTTTAGTTATATTTACTCCGTAGTCTTTAGTAAGTCGGAAAAGAGCATTCTTATGTTTAGCCAGCGTTTCGCCTTCTCCTCTCGCTTCGGATTCCTGGTCCTCACGAGACTTGCGGAGATAGAAGCAGGCCGGTTCCAGATTTTTTGTGTCATACCGCTTGTTCAAGTTTCCACCTCGCTACTGATACTTACACAGTCCTATAAATATTGTGTTATATGTAGAGTAGTTTGGCAAGGGGAAAAGGGATCTTCTTATTTAATTGGTTCCATTATCTCTTCCATGCAGAAAGACACCAGACTTTCTCTGGTGCCTTTCTTAAACAGATAAAGAGCTTTGCCTATTTTACCGGATTAACTTCCGCTTTCGGCTGTAGTTCTGGTTGTTCCACTTTTGTCTGTGCTTCTGGTTGTTCTACTTTCTTAGGCTTAATAGGACTGATCACGACTTCTTTATTAAATGTTTCTATACACTTTTCTGTAGCTTTCGCAAATGCGTTTACAGAACTAGGCATACCAATAGCAGCAGAACTTTTTCCATGACCCATAATGTTCTGCCTGTATATATATTGCCCGGTTGAAACATCGACAACCTTAGCCTGCATATCTACATCTATGTTGTAGCTTGCTGCCCAAAAGTCGACACCTGCTCTTCCGTGACCCATGCCGAATAAAAGCATTACGACATAATCGTAATTACGTTTTTCACCGAACTTAGCAAGTTGCGATTTTTTGATTTGCTTTATGTCTTCGACATCTTCGTCCTCAGTAAAAACTAAAATGTCTTGGGCTAACTTACTATCTGTAATTAAGTTATATTGAGAGCTGGGGAATTTTACCGCGAGTTTTTCCTGAACAAGTTTCATTGCCTTTTCATTGCTCCGGATTGCACCTTCTCCTCCGAGGATAACAGCGATTGTCGGCTTTTCTACTTGCTGTAAAACGCTAGGAACAAACTCCGCATGTGCTGGGATGCTAAAAAATGAGATCAGGACAAAGAACAAAGCGGGTAATAAGGCTTTCATGAATACACACTCCTTAAAAATCTGTTTTGAAAGTTTACTATGTATGATTATTTCTTCAGTTAGTCCTAATGACCTGCCTAATAAACCAACTTATTGAAACATTATTACAATATTATACAGGTAAAGCGATGGCGGAGGAACTGCGGGCTCTTGTTGGAAAGTTCAAGGTGTAGAGAGTTATACCGTTTTGGCCCAAAAATTTCTAATATCAGAATAATCCTTTATAAAGACGACCGACCTCGCTGAGGTCGGTCGTCTTTATTGTAACCATCAAACAAATGGAATGAGAGCTAAGGTGCAAGTGGATCAATGGGGGCCTTTATCGCTAGCGCCTGGTTGAATGGCTGCTTCCTTAATTGTCTGCAGTTCGTTATCAATCTTCTGCATCAGCATCTCTCTCTCGACTGTCTCCAGTTGTTCGGCCGTCCGTTTCAACTCTAAATTAGACCTCTGATCCAATGATTCTTTGAATTTCTCAATGTGTTGATTGATTACTTCGGACTGATGCTGCTCATTAGGAGTTAGGGGAACTCCCTGCTTGTTTTCTTCCTCATTTGTATCTTGTGTTTTTAAAGCTTGCCTAACTGTATTCTGTCTACCTAGAATACCCAAAAGTGAACTATTTTCTTTGTCTCTTGGCATCCTAATCCCTCCAACTACGGTTATTCAGATATACCATATTATGTGATAGACCGGGATGAATCATGCAATCGGAAGTGATGGAGTAACACGCGGCAACAGGAAATCAGACTTGCCATAGAGAAAGACTACTGGATGGCTGCAAAGGGGTAATATGCAATGAGTGATACGATTTATAACAAATTAGTACGTGATAAAATACTGGATATCATTTCAGCCTCGGGCAAGCAATATACCTTCCACATTGCAGAAGAAAAAGAGTATGTTGCTAAGCTAAGAGAAAAAGTTGCTGAAGAGCTAGAAGAGTTTTCGCATACTCCGAATCTGGAGGAGGCAGCGGATATTCTAGAGGTTTTGTATGCGATTTTCAAACATCATAACCTTGCCATTGAGGACGTAGAACGAATCCGGCTTGCGAAAGTAATAGAGCGTGGAGGCTTTGCAGATAAGGTTATTCTTGAAAAAGTAATAAAAGAATAGCTGGCAGTCTTGGTAATGGGGGAGTTATCACATGCTTTCACTTTTCTTCGAGTATCCAATTGTTACTGGGATATCATTTGTATTGGCATTGATCCTTGCGTCAGTTGTAGGGGATGTTGACTCTAAACTTGGCGAAATTCTTGGTATGAATATGGTATTCCCTATTGTGGTATTTTGCTTTATGGCGGTTTTGGAGGCTATATTTTTCGTCGTCAAAGCATTTCAAACGGGCGAAGTTAAAAAGAGAAAGAACCGGGCGAGAGCCTTTAAAGCTCGGAATAGTAAAGATTGATTTTTAAAGGATATCGACAATAAATACGAATACAACCAAAAAAAATGACGGAGGTAATACAATGGGATTACTAGATAACCTGTTAGGCAATGCGTCTGAGGTGAATATCTCAGAAATTCAGTCTGAGTATGAACAAATACTTGCTGCCAACGAAAGAATAGAAAAAGCATACCGGCTAACCCGTGATATGTACATTTTTACTGACAAGCGGCTAATACTGGTTGATAAGCAAGGGATGACCGGTAAGAAAGTGGAGTACC
This window contains:
- a CDS encoding NlpC/P60 family protein, whose protein sequence is MKKVVFLLCVLFSLTFLNVASASNFYEEGDQGQEIVLIQKRLLSLGYEIGSADGDFGPATETAVKAYQKDKGLTPDGVVGPTTYQMLLGRDIPAVSRDSSTVAVRRVIQFSMRYLGVPYVFGGTTADGFDCSGFTRHVYRTVGVALPRTADDQFEVGRAVSLSRLQPGDMVFFTTYASGASHSGIYIGDGNFISATSSRGVAIDRLNSSYWGPRYVGARRVL
- a CDS encoding ABC transporter ATP-binding protein; amino-acid sequence: MYTFYWQKFILPFWPKVVIALASFLMASVAGLAAPIIIKLLIDNVLADGDLYQLHFITAGIVVLYLLRGIFSYVYGYLMAKVGNRLIERMRQEMFVKLQSKDYAYFVNNQTGEVISLFSNDLTLIQQAVSVSIPEFFIETLNVLAILSIMIYFDWQLSLVTFATLPFIFLVVGYFNKKTAKIGMLMEDSLAKVASFLHQTLLSATIVKSYSREEYEYRKFSQRIHQAAEEFLKMQRLNAVLVPLVEFLAAIGLTVIIWFGGREVIDGELTIGGMFAFLVYIINVPAPMRKIAQAATSLRMGTVAWERIQQFESQPRTIFDGGMEAPKGHGLVEFRDVSFCYSQNTGILHHINLCARPGEIIAIVGPSGAGKSSVANLLLRLYDPTSGGIYVDGVDIRELNLASHRKRIGFIQQEPILFHGTVRENIRYGFPGASDAKVEWAARMADAHDFILALPNGYETPVGELGGLLSGGQRQRIAIARALILEPAILLLDEPTAALDSQSERQVMESIRRASGGRTTFIITHRLSTLMASDRVVYLANGCIVETGTHGELLQRGGLYAKAVALEALGA
- a CDS encoding HD domain-containing protein, whose product is MVNDRAYAWQVLKQHVTSDVLLRHCLAVEVAMRAYGAKFGQDQEYWGAVGLLHDVDFDKFPNDHPNHARDLLSQAGYSSQFITDVESHARNWETERTLLQKTLLALDELTGFIIACALVRPDRSLANLEVKSVVKKMKDKAFARAVNRDTLTEGAASMGVDMKDHIEFVTRALAEAVNKPEYQEVPLL
- a CDS encoding sigma-70 family RNA polymerase sigma factor: MLSFFAVLSVFAAKCIQMLVAYVSNNAFPMPLSEKEEQIYLDRLQNGDEQAKAVLVERNLRLVAHIVKKFDNSGEEMDDLISIGTIGLIKAINTFDQNKKTRLATYAARCIENEILMYFRSTRRIRAEVSLYDPIGVDKEGNEFPSSVYLF
- a CDS encoding recombinase family protein; translated protein: MNKRYDTKNLEPACFYLRKSREDQESEARGEGETLAKHKNALFRLTKDYGVNITKVFEEVVSGESIIHRPEMLQLLKEVGEGKWKSVFCMEIDRLGRGDMEDQGLILRTFKQAKTLIVTPRKVYDLNDEFDEEYTEFEAFMARKELKIITRRLQGGRLRSVEDGNYLGTLPPYGYQIEQNNRKRYLIKNPEQTTPTELIWKLYRTAGIGTNKIANELNRLGYRSYTGKLWNASSILFILKNPVYAGITAWRKTEQKKSASPDKRRDTRTRPREEQIWIYNTHEAYVTEEEYREVQDMIGMKYHPPYQLINGMTNPLAGLIKCDMCGASIIYRPYTKQRAHLMCYNPHCRNKSTRFEFVETRLLEVLSDWLAEYSEQMRRPPSEKGNLISIKEKALRNMRKEVIDLEQQKERLHELLEKRIYDEETYLERSRKLSERLAEAGQAITEIESTLAGEIKREKARKEIIPKVKQLLTIYPKLTDPARKNELLKSVLEYADYRKEPDQKGEEFALVLHPKLPQ
- a CDS encoding nucleoside triphosphate pyrophosphohydrolase, with protein sequence MSDTIYNKLVRDKILDIISASGKQYTFHIAEEKEYVAKLREKVAEELEEFSHTPNLEEAADILEVLYAIFKHHNLAIEDVERIRLAKVIERGGFADKVILEKVIKE
- a CDS encoding PH domain-containing protein; this translates as MGLLDNLLGNASEVNISEIQSEYEQILAANERIEKAYRLTRDMYIFTDKRLILVDKQGMTGKKVEYHSIPYRSITHFSIETAGNFDLDAELKIWVSGSSTPIERKFNKSLNIYQLQSVLAQYVLK